In Streptomyces sp. NBC_01439, the following are encoded in one genomic region:
- a CDS encoding YdeI/OmpD-associated family protein, whose amino-acid sequence MEELGGVEVIAFTDAEAFESWLAEHHTRHEGVWIKLAKKRSGIASVTDDELVDIGLCYGWVSGQRRALDERYYLQKYVPRRPKSLWSQVNVDKVAELSSAGRMREPGLAEVRRAQADGRWTHAYESQRTAAVPPDLAAAFEADPVAARAFEALDRTGRYQVILPLLQALTPETRRARLDRAVRLLGGDGAAG is encoded by the coding sequence ATGGAGGAACTGGGTGGGGTGGAGGTCATCGCCTTCACGGACGCCGAAGCGTTCGAGAGCTGGCTGGCCGAGCACCACACGCGCCACGAGGGCGTGTGGATCAAGCTGGCCAAGAAGAGGTCCGGGATCGCATCGGTCACCGATGACGAGCTGGTCGACATCGGGCTGTGCTACGGCTGGGTCTCCGGGCAACGGCGCGCCCTCGACGAGCGGTACTACCTGCAGAAGTACGTGCCGCGCCGGCCCAAGAGCCTGTGGTCACAGGTGAACGTGGACAAGGTCGCGGAGCTGAGCTCCGCGGGGCGGATGCGTGAGCCCGGGCTCGCCGAAGTGCGCAGGGCGCAGGCGGACGGGCGGTGGACGCACGCCTACGAGTCCCAGCGAACGGCGGCGGTGCCACCGGACCTCGCGGCGGCCTTCGAGGCGGATCCGGTGGCCGCGCGGGCGTTCGAGGCGCTCGATCGCACCGGGCGCTACCAGGTGATCCTGCCGTTGTTGCAGGCGCTCACCCCGGAGACCAGGCGGGCCCGGCTCGACCGGGCGGTGCGGCTGCTGGGGGGAGACGGGGCTGCCGGCTGA